One genomic region from Cydia amplana chromosome Z, ilCydAmpl1.1, whole genome shotgun sequence encodes:
- the LOC134661712 gene encoding succinate dehydrogenase assembly factor 3, mitochondrial produces MSISSEHVSRVRQLYKLIFRVHRALPAELRVMGDNYARDEFKRHKQCGPEEARIFLNEWTDYAINLAKQMKPLQQAKRKEVGRYLDPKLLDHMSDEQLCQLYELHKAASAAEDGGSKEK; encoded by the exons ATGAG CATTTCGTCAGAGCACGTATCCCGTGTGCGGCAGCTTTACAAGCTGATATTCCGCGTGCACCGCGCGCTGCCCGCGGAGCTCCGGGTCATGGGGGACAACTACGCGAGGGACGAGTTCAAGAGGCACAAACAGTGTGGTCCGGAGGAGGCGAGGATATTTCTCAATGAGTGGACG GACTACGCCATAAACCTGGCAAAGCAGATGAAACCGCTGCAGCAAGCGAAGAGGAAAGAAGTCGGCAGATACCTGGACCCGAAGCTGCTCGACCACATGAGTGACGAACAGCTGTGCCAGCTCTATGAGTTGCACAAAGCAGCATCGGCAGCGGAGGACGGTGGAAGTAAGGAAAAGTAG